The following nucleotide sequence is from Glycine max cultivar Williams 82 chromosome 9, Glycine_max_v4.0, whole genome shotgun sequence.
GCATATGTGATTCAGGACATTAAGGTTGTTGAAAATCATTCTGAATACAAAGTGAGTACGATTCCATTTTTGGTTTACTTGGTGAAAACTATTGTGAAGGAGGACGAGCATCCTGAGATTCCTACTAATGTCTATGTTATTACTTCATTTGCTGATATTATTGATGGGGTAGCACCGCGTGACACTTTAGTTGGTATGTGGATTGGTGAATTTGCTAGCATGGATAGTATCATAGTTTGTGAAGAATAACTAtgattgtgttgtgttgtgttgtaatttttaaatagatGTTGTTGGTGTTGTGGCCGAAGTCATTGAGCGTAAAACAGTTAATCCTACATATAGAGTTACAGTCAAGTTGAGGGATAACATGTATTTTTTCTgccattatttttttagttctgtTTAGATATCTGCCATTTGAGGTAGCcttcttttcaaatattaaattaatatgtttaattgtatatgttttttattatagtGATAGGGATATGATCTTGACCGCCTGGGAGGAATATGCTCTTCAGCTTGATGATGctatagagaaaaatcattttgataGGAAGTCAATGGTGGTTATGTTAACACTTGCTAAGATCAAAGATTCTAAAGGTTATTATGATGGAGTAtctatttattgattatatCATTGGTTTTTACATGTAACTTGGATATTATTGGCAGACAAGTATCCTCTCAGTATCCAAAATATCAAGCATGGGTCCAAGTTGTATGTGAACACTGATATAGCATAAATCCGAGAATTCCATAATAGGTACCAAAGAACTTTATTATcaaaacaatcacatttaacacttgatattttgttgcatcttcataaaacataaatttgGTGATGTTGATGAATGAAGATTAGATGTTGGTATGCCATTCTAAGTTGGCAGACTATCAGATCAAGGAAGTGTTTCTCAATCACAATATAGCCAATATTCCCAAGGAAGCTCTGTGGACAAGTTCTTGCATAATGCTCAAATGGTGACATTAGGTGAAATAAGCAGGTTGAGACAGG
It contains:
- the LOC102666168 gene encoding uncharacterized protein yields the protein MSLEENMIFELHTKKGTWKIAVRITNMWHVNKHNGRQGAKIGATLRQELFREFEAMLHCGSAYVIQDIKVVENHSEYKVSTIPFLVYLVKTIVKEDEHPEIPTNVYVITSFADIIDGVAPRDTLVDVVGVVAEVIERKTVNPTYRVTVKLRDNIDRDMILTAWEEYALQLDDAIEKNHFDRKSMVVMLTLAKIKDSKDKYPLSIQNIKHGSKLLSDQGSVSQSQYSQYSQGSSVDKFLHNAQMVTLGEISRLRQDYYCLTVGMVDEAMIDTPWSYDSCPYYTTTFDPLKFGFTYRSCQNEVANTVPRMGRRPTSISRMEHSSDDIKVFPSCVDKLLGKTWAVRFKYRVQMHQSSVLDVTHDEDLI